In 'Nostoc azollae' 0708, the following are encoded in one genomic region:
- a CDS encoding DUF4870 domain-containing protein translates to MYDSDKRKLLSALSHGAIFFSTTVVSVGLPMALLLVFDDPVVKDNAKESINFHLNVWFYGAILGSLFFLTGWLVLPLVVLLPLAGLGYLLHWGLTIWAITKVFANPDTPIRYPFIVRIF, encoded by the coding sequence ATGTACGACAGCGATAAACGTAAACTGTTATCAGCCTTATCTCACGGAGCGATTTTTTTCAGTACCACAGTTGTCTCCGTTGGTTTACCGATGGCTTTATTATTGGTCTTTGACGATCCAGTCGTTAAAGACAACGCCAAAGAATCCATCAATTTCCATTTGAACGTCTGGTTTTATGGTGCTATTCTGGGGAGTTTATTTTTTCTAACTGGTTGGTTAGTGTTACCATTGGTGGTATTATTACCATTAGCAGGGCTAGGTTATTTGCTACACTGGGGACTAACAATTTGGGCGATCACTAAGGTTTTTGCTAATCCTGATACACCTATTCGTTATCCCTTTATC
- a CDS encoding formylglycine-generating enzyme family protein encodes MKLEMVSIPGETFWMGSPQDDEEAKVTEQPQNEVKIAPFYLCKYPITQAQWRAVASSPKVTFYINPNPSEFKRATKPVDSISYVDAVEFFYRLSQKTGKLYRLPTEEEWEYACRAGTTTPFNFGENITTDIANYDGDFTYNKEPKNMFRQETREVGYFQVANAFGL; translated from the coding sequence GTGAAACTGGAAATGGTTTCTATTCCAGGGGAAACATTTTGGATGGGTTCGCCCCAGGATGATGAAGAGGCAAAAGTCACAGAGCAGCCACAAAATGAAGTGAAAATTGCTCCCTTTTACTTGTGCAAGTACCCTATCACCCAAGCACAATGGCGGGCAGTAGCATCTTCACCCAAAGTCACATTTTATATCAATCCTAACCCCTCCGAATTCAAACGGGCAACTAAACCCGTAGACTCAATATCTTATGTTGATGCTGTAGAGTTTTTTTATCGGTTATCCCAAAAGACAGGGAAACTATATCGCTTGCCGACAGAAGAGGAATGGGAATATGCCTGTCGTGCTGGAACTACTACACCATTTAATTTTGGGGAAAATATCACCACAGATATTGCCAACTATGATGGTGATTTCACCTATAATAAAGAACCTAAAAATATGTTTCGTCAAGAAACAAGAGAAGTTGGTTACTTTCAGGTAGCTAATGCCTTCGGACTCTAG
- a CDS encoding formylglycine-generating enzyme family protein, producing MPILKSLPTEEEWEYACRAGTTTPFHFGENITTNIANYHDRFPIYAREAKGVNRGEITEIGYFQVANAFGLYDMHRKGNGVIVSICPIKEVH from the coding sequence TTGCCGATTTTAAAGAGCTTGCCGACAGAGGAGGAATGGGAATATGCCTGTCGTGCTGGCACAACTACACCGTTTCATTTTGGGGAAAATATCACCACAAACATTGCTAACTATCATGACAGATTCCCAATATATGCTAGAGAAGCCAAGGGCGTGAATCGTGGAGAAATAACAGAAATCGGGTACTTTCAGGTAGCCAATGCCTTTGGGCTGTATGATATGCACAGAAAGGGGAATGGTGTGATAGTCAGTATCTGCCCTATAAAGGAGGTCCACTAG
- a CDS encoding type II toxin-antitoxin system MqsA family antitoxin — protein sequence MKCNICSNSEGVHICNVNRTYGKGEELLVIENVPIISCPHSGESYMTAETLQKIEQVKLNCKIFAVARFVDVVSLNEDNAAISL from the coding sequence ATGAAATGCAATATTTGTAGTAATAGTGAAGGTGTACATATCTGCAACGTTAACAGAACCTATGGAAAAGGGGAAGAACTGCTGGTAATTGAAAATGTACCTATTATTAGCTGTCCTCATAGCGGTGAAAGTTACATGACAGCAGAAACACTGCAGAAAATTGAACAAGTTAAGCTCAACTGCAAGATTTTTGCAGTTGCACGTTTTGTAGATGTTGTTAGTTTAAATGAGGATAATGCAGCTATTTCTCTATAA
- the prfC gene encoding peptide chain release factor 3, translated as MTTELVEELGKAVEMRRNFAIISHPDAGKTTLTEKLLLYGGAIHEAGAVKARRDQRKVTSDWMAMEQQRGISITSTVLQFVYRNCQINLLDTPGHQDFSEDTYRTLAAADNAVMLIDAAKGLEPQTRKLFEVCKLRGIPIFTFVNKLDRPGREPLDLLDEIEQELGLQTYAVNWPIGMGDRFKGVFDRHQRQIHLFERSAHGSREARDTIINLGESRIEELLEEDLYHQLKDELELLEGAGGELDLELVHEGTMTPVFFGSAMTNFGVELFLKYFLDYALKPGTHRSSVGEIPPTYPEFSGFVFKLQANMDPKHRDRVAFVRVCTGKFEKDMTVNHARTGKVVRLSRPQKLFAQERESIDVAYPGDVIGLNNPGVFAIGDTIYTGQKLEYEGIPYFSPELFATLRNPNPSKFKRFQKGVSELREEGAVQIMYSNDEAKRDPILAAVGQLQFEVVQFRLQNEYGVETILDLLPYSVARWVEGGWEALNQVGRLFNTTTVKDSMGRPVLLFRNEWNCQQLEGDHPELKLTAIAPVFSSQKQDTE; from the coding sequence ATGACTACTGAACTTGTGGAAGAACTGGGTAAAGCGGTGGAAATGCGGCGCAATTTTGCGATTATTTCTCATCCTGATGCTGGTAAAACTACGTTAACGGAAAAATTATTATTATACGGAGGTGCTATCCACGAAGCAGGGGCAGTCAAAGCCCGAAGAGACCAGCGCAAGGTAACTTCTGACTGGATGGCAATGGAACAACAACGGGGTATTTCTATTACTTCTACAGTGTTGCAATTTGTCTATCGTAATTGTCAAATTAATTTACTGGATACCCCTGGACACCAAGATTTTAGTGAAGATACCTATCGCACTTTAGCAGCTGCCGATAACGCGGTGATGTTAATTGATGCGGCTAAGGGGTTGGAACCCCAAACCCGGAAACTGTTTGAAGTGTGTAAGCTGAGGGGTATTCCTATTTTCACATTTGTGAATAAACTGGACCGTCCGGGGAGAGAACCTCTGGATCTGTTGGATGAAATTGAGCAAGAATTGGGGTTACAAACTTACGCAGTGAATTGGCCTATAGGGATGGGCGATCGCTTTAAAGGTGTATTTGATCGCCACCAGCGGCAAATTCATTTATTTGAACGCAGCGCCCACGGTAGCCGAGAAGCCCGCGATACCATCATCAATTTAGGTGAAAGCAGAATTGAAGAACTACTAGAAGAAGACCTTTATCACCAACTCAAAGATGAGTTAGAGCTATTAGAAGGAGCAGGAGGGGAACTGGATTTAGAATTAGTGCATGAAGGAACAATGACACCTGTGTTTTTTGGTAGTGCCATGACTAACTTTGGGGTGGAATTATTCCTCAAATATTTCCTTGACTATGCCCTCAAACCAGGTACACATAGGAGTAGCGTCGGCGAAATTCCTCCTACCTACCCGGAATTTTCAGGATTTGTCTTCAAACTCCAAGCCAACATGGACCCGAAACATAGAGATAGAGTAGCTTTTGTCCGGGTCTGTACAGGTAAGTTTGAAAAGGATATGACAGTTAATCATGCCCGCACAGGCAAGGTTGTCCGTCTGTCTCGACCACAAAAGCTCTTTGCCCAAGAGAGAGAATCAATTGATGTGGCTTATCCTGGTGACGTGATCGGTTTGAATAATCCCGGCGTTTTTGCGATTGGGGACACAATTTATACAGGTCAAAAACTGGAATATGAGGGAATTCCTTACTTCTCACCAGAGCTTTTTGCCACTCTCAGAAATCCCAACCCCTCGAAATTCAAGCGATTTCAAAAAGGTGTTTCTGAATTACGGGAAGAGGGTGCTGTACAAATTATGTACTCAAATGATGAAGCCAAGCGCGATCCAATTTTAGCAGCGGTTGGTCAGTTGCAATTTGAGGTGGTGCAGTTCCGTCTACAAAATGAGTATGGTGTGGAAACCATATTAGATTTATTGCCCTACAGTGTTGCTAGATGGGTTGAAGGCGGTTGGGAAGCTTTGAATCAGGTGGGACGTTTATTTAACACGACTACTGTTAAAGACAGTATGGGAAGACCTGTATTGCTATTCCGTAATGAATGGAATTGTCAACAGTTGGAGGGAGACCATCCAGAGTTGAAATTAACTGCGATCGCCCCTGTATTTTCCAGTCAAAAACAGGATACAGAATAA
- a CDS encoding M48 family metalloprotease: MPSYQQPSLEAGLAALKQGNYYAAITQLVPIANSKNQSNTCLQAQVGLVMAYARTGEITKAITLCDYLIRSTNPQVQEWAQRALEHLNKVQKRHKKTRTLENGFVAFDNSLATPLVSTTTRQQKEGIPEKNTPNPDIDIPNTTATEPVSIYWRHARRAKVWQPLRKYNSILSRLLALGTFIAIFWVLWGLISLLMALITQILEKLPYVNPLPLLYTNPASLILFLLLVLLGLSPWLLDWLLAKFYGQQPLSKEILYSHSREVLRVTQRACQLRHWPVPRLQILPMAAPIMLTYGNLPCTARIVVSQGLLEKLSDDEIATIYALALGQIGRLDFLVMSLALLVTLPVYQLYQQASTWGNKSDKEIWRWTATALSSLSYGIWCLLAGTTLLNSRFRLDSSDRYAAEITGNPNGLIRALLKIAIGIADDIKKQEHTSWQLESLNIVAPVSHQQSLCLGSIAGYLPWESFLMWENSNPYRQWFTVNNSHPLMGDRIQRISQIAHHWHLETELHLTIPESFPVKPQSFLLQIAPWLGIPLGFVLAGMFWLIWQTSYTFHLVNLQWIYDDWSFMTGFMMIGFSIGTVMRINAFFPEIKPLALQADDQLPQLLTNPFVLPVDSISVRFVGKLLGRRGISNCLSQDLILQSSTGLVKLHHVPLWGLSVTPQELIGRQIIVTGWLRRGATPWIDIQTLETQNGKTINSPHPIWSTVLAVIAQAWGAYIMLTAQSVGG; encoded by the coding sequence ATGCCTTCATATCAACAGCCGTCTTTGGAGGCTGGTTTAGCTGCCCTCAAGCAGGGAAATTACTACGCCGCAATTACTCAACTTGTACCTATTGCCAACAGCAAAAATCAGAGCAATACTTGTTTGCAAGCTCAAGTTGGGCTAGTTATGGCTTATGCGCGTACAGGCGAAATTACTAAGGCGATTACCCTTTGTGATTATTTGATTAGAAGCACTAATCCGCAAGTTCAAGAATGGGCACAACGCGCTCTTGAACACTTGAATAAAGTGCAAAAACGCCACAAAAAAACTAGGACACTTGAAAATGGATTTGTGGCTTTTGATAATTCCTTAGCTACTCCTTTAGTTTCTACCACAACGCGACAACAAAAAGAAGGTATCCCAGAAAAAAATACTCCTAATCCTGATATAGATATCCCAAATACTACAGCCACTGAACCAGTTAGTATTTATTGGCGACACGCTAGACGTGCTAAGGTATGGCAACCTCTCCGTAAATATAACTCCATCCTATCCCGGCTGCTGGCGCTGGGAACATTCATAGCCATTTTTTGGGTATTGTGGGGATTAATCAGTTTGCTAATGGCTTTGATCACCCAAATTTTAGAAAAACTGCCTTATGTAAATCCATTGCCACTTTTATATACCAATCCTGCTTCATTAATATTATTCCTATTATTGGTTTTACTCGGATTGTCTCCTTGGTTGCTAGATTGGCTATTGGCAAAATTTTATGGACAACAACCGCTATCTAAAGAAATCTTGTACAGCCACAGCCGTGAAGTACTCCGGGTGACACAACGTGCTTGTCAATTAAGACATTGGCCTGTTCCCAGACTCCAGATTTTACCAATGGCAGCACCAATTATGTTGACCTATGGTAATTTACCCTGCACAGCCCGGATTGTCGTTAGTCAAGGATTGTTAGAAAAACTAAGTGATGATGAAATAGCCACTATCTACGCCTTGGCTTTAGGGCAAATTGGCCGCTTGGATTTTCTGGTCATGTCTTTGGCTTTGCTGGTGACCTTGCCAGTTTATCAGCTATATCAGCAAGCATCGACTTGGGGAAATAAGAGTGACAAGGAAATTTGGCGCTGGACTGCTACAGCTTTGAGTAGTCTGAGTTATGGAATTTGGTGTTTGCTGGCTGGTACGACTTTGCTTAATTCCCGGTTTCGGCTTGACTCTAGCGATCGCTACGCAGCTGAAATTACAGGAAATCCCAATGGGTTAATTCGTGCCTTACTCAAAATTGCCATTGGTATTGCTGATGATATCAAAAAACAAGAACACACGAGTTGGCAATTGGAAAGTTTAAATATTGTCGCCCCAGTTAGCCACCAACAAAGTCTGTGTTTGGGAAGCATTGCAGGATATCTGCCCTGGGAATCATTCTTAATGTGGGAAAACTCCAATCCTTATCGGCAATGGTTTACTGTTAATAATAGCCATCCATTAATGGGCGATCGCATCCAACGCATAAGTCAAATAGCCCATCATTGGCATCTAGAAACTGAACTACATCTAACCATTCCAGAATCCTTCCCCGTTAAACCTCAATCCTTCCTATTACAAATCGCCCCTTGGTTGGGAATACCCCTGGGGTTTGTATTAGCAGGTATGTTTTGGCTAATATGGCAAACATCATACACATTTCATTTAGTCAACCTGCAATGGATCTATGATGATTGGTCTTTCATGACAGGGTTTATGATGATCGGCTTTAGTATAGGTACAGTGATGCGGATTAATGCCTTCTTTCCCGAAATCAAACCTCTCGCCTTACAAGCTGATGACCAACTGCCTCAGCTATTAACCAACCCCTTTGTTTTACCAGTAGATAGCATCAGTGTCCGGTTTGTTGGTAAACTATTAGGCCGTCGTGGAATTAGCAACTGTCTATCCCAAGACCTGATTCTACAGTCCAGCACAGGTTTAGTGAAACTACACCATGTTCCATTGTGGGGACTCTCAGTTACTCCCCAAGAATTAATTGGTCGGCAAATTATCGTCACAGGTTGGTTACGACGAGGAGCAACACCTTGGATAGATATCCAAACCCTAGAAACTCAAAATGGCAAAACCATTAACAGCCCTCATCCTATTTGGTCTACTGTTTTAGCAGTCATCGCCCAAGCATGGGGAGCATATATTATGCTCACCGCCCAATCTGTTGGGGGTTAA
- a CDS encoding RNA recognition motif domain-containing protein, which yields MSVRLYIGNLPKEEIDRQELQAVFASEGDAVTTKLIKDRKTGKCRGFGFLTVNNDEQADQIIEKYNGQLFKDTAIKLEKALPRTKGEEGDEQAPKPASQASSAPAPSINKENRRDKGAKKSRRGGGGGGNRETTTTVDSDAIRPDPRWAADLEKLKQMLAAQATN from the coding sequence ATGTCCGTTCGCCTGTATATAGGTAATTTGCCCAAAGAAGAAATAGATCGTCAAGAGTTGCAAGCAGTGTTTGCATCTGAAGGCGATGCTGTCACCACTAAACTAATTAAAGACCGCAAAACAGGCAAATGTCGCGGTTTCGGTTTTCTAACGGTGAACAATGACGAACAAGCAGACCAAATTATTGAAAAGTATAATGGTCAATTGTTCAAAGACACAGCCATCAAGCTAGAAAAAGCATTACCTCGGACAAAAGGTGAAGAAGGTGACGAGCAAGCACCCAAGCCTGCTAGTCAAGCTAGTAGCGCCCCCGCACCTAGCATCAACAAGGAAAACCGTCGTGACAAAGGCGCTAAGAAATCTCGCCGTGGTGGTGGTGGTGGTGGAAATCGTGAAACAACTACCACAGTAGATTCAGACGCAATTCGTCCCGATCCACGTTGGGCTGCTGATTTAGAAAAGCTGAAGCAGATGTTAGCCGCACAAGCGACTAACTAA
- a CDS encoding glycosyltransferase family 4 protein — translation MNSTTNKRIALISVHGDPAIEIGKEEAGGQNVYVRQVGEALSQLGWQVDMFSRKVSVDQEDIVQHNSRCRTIRLTAGPVEFVPRDNGFKYLPEFVEQLLEFQKQNSIKYELVHTNYWLSSWVGLQLKQIQGSKQVHTYHSLGIVKYNTIENIPLVASQRLAVEKEVLETAERIVATSPQEKQHMRTLVSHQGNIDIIPCGTDIRHFGSVDRQAAREALGIDPQAKVVLYVGRFDPRKGIETLVRAVRESKFYGDKDLKLIIGGGSTPGNSDGRERDRIEGIVNELGMSKFISLPGRLSREVLPTYYGASDVCVVPSHYEPFGLVAVEAMASGTPVIASDVGGLQFTVVNENTGLLVPPQDVAAFSNAIDRILGNPQWRAQLGQSGNRRVMSKFSWDGVASQLDALYTQLLQPVKEKEPALVSK, via the coding sequence ATGAACTCTACCACTAACAAACGCATTGCCTTGATTTCAGTCCACGGTGATCCGGCGATTGAAATTGGGAAAGAGGAGGCTGGAGGACAAAATGTTTATGTTCGCCAAGTGGGTGAAGCACTATCCCAGCTAGGATGGCAAGTTGATATGTTTAGCCGCAAAGTGAGTGTTGACCAAGAAGATATCGTTCAACATAATTCTCGTTGTCGAACCATTCGTTTAACAGCCGGACCAGTTGAATTTGTACCACGAGATAACGGTTTTAAATACTTGCCAGAATTTGTGGAGCAGTTATTGGAATTTCAAAAACAAAACAGCATTAAATATGAGTTGGTTCATACTAACTACTGGCTATCTAGTTGGGTTGGGTTGCAGCTGAAACAAATCCAAGGAAGTAAACAGGTTCACACATATCATTCTTTAGGAATAGTCAAATACAACACAATAGAAAATATTCCTCTAGTTGCTAGTCAACGTCTAGCAGTGGAAAAAGAAGTATTGGAAACAGCGGAAAGAATTGTGGCGACAAGTCCGCAAGAAAAACAACACATGAGAACTCTGGTTTCTCATCAAGGAAACATTGATATTATTCCTTGTGGTACAGATATTCGCCATTTTGGTTCAGTGGATAGACAAGCAGCTAGAGAAGCATTGGGAATTGATCCACAAGCCAAAGTTGTTTTGTATGTAGGGCGTTTTGACCCACGCAAAGGGATAGAAACCTTAGTGCGTGCTGTGCGTGAGTCTAAGTTTTATGGTGATAAAGACTTAAAACTGATTATTGGTGGTGGAAGTACACCAGGTAACAGTGATGGTAGAGAACGTGATCGCATCGAGGGAATTGTTAACGAATTGGGAATGAGTAAATTTATTTCCCTTCCTGGTCGTCTCAGTCGAGAAGTCTTACCAACTTATTACGGTGCGTCTGATGTTTGTGTGGTTCCCAGTCACTATGAACCCTTTGGACTCGTGGCTGTGGAAGCAATGGCCAGTGGAACACCAGTTATAGCTAGTGATGTTGGTGGTCTTCAGTTTACCGTTGTTAATGAAAACACTGGCTTATTAGTACCACCCCAAGACGTAGCAGCCTTTAGTAACGCCATTGACCGCATTCTTGGTAATCCCCAATGGCGTGCACAACTAGGTCAATCGGGTAATAGACGGGTAATGAGTAAGTTTAGCTGGGACGGTGTAGCTAGTCAGTTAGATGCCCTATACACCCAACTACTGCAACCAGTTAAAGAAAAAGAACCTGCTTTAGTTAGTAAGTGA
- a CDS encoding DUF5615 family PIN-like protein, with the protein MTLGSRRGRIDVTTTPEVGLTGVSDREQIAFALSENPTLITQNDDYVILNRGGMNHAGITYYDQRRRRSICEILNTLVLIWEILELKDMKN; encoded by the coding sequence ATTACATTAGGTTCACGTCGTGGAAGAATTGATGTGACTACGACTCCAGAAGTCGGATTAACTGGTGTATCAGACAGAGAACAAATTGCTTTTGCCTTATCTGAAAACCCTACCTTGATTACTCAGAATGATGATTATGTCATACTTAATCGTGGCGGAATGAATCATGCAGGAATTACTTATTATGACCAAAGACGCCGCCGTTCAATTTGTGAAATTTTAAATACCTTAGTTCTGATTTGGGAAATACTTGAACTAAAAGATATGAAAAATTAG
- a CDS encoding DUF433 domain-containing protein, with product MLLLSGVVNDIIMFNNSLNNTMSINIIKEHIEITPGICGGKPCIAGHRIRVQDIVIWHEQMGMSPDEILYHYPSITLFDIYAALPYYHDYRE from the coding sequence ATGTTACTACTGAGTGGTGTTGTCAACGATATAATTATGTTTAATAACTCACTGAATAACACTATGTCCATTAACATCATTAAAGAACATATTGAGATCACTCCTGGTATTTGTGGAGGAAAACCTTGCATTGCTGGACATCGTATCCGAGTGCAGGATATTGTAATTTGGCATGAACAAATGGGAATGTCTCCCGATGAAATTCTCTACCATTATCCTAGCATTACCTTATTTGATATTTATGCTGCTTTGCCATATTATCATGATTATCGAGAGTAA
- a CDS encoding Rqc2 family fibronectin-binding protein, protein MQPVDFTTLKAACGELRANWLPARTEQVFQRDRYTIAIALRTMKRRDWLDISWHPQATRICIGEPPPRIPDTFTFSQQLIHQLGGLALVAIDFIAPWERVVDLKFARRPGEEALYHLYVEVMGKYSNAILTDARNEIITAAHQVSQQQSSVRPIQTGQPYEPPPKLTGTIPSLGKSQARWQEGVSLIPGGIKRQLLKSYSGLSAALLDTMLLTANIATDTSTDALTGDDWDRLFACWQKWLQTLETGKFQPAGTENGYTVMGWAEVAPANNIQELLNQYYTDQLRQQLFSQLRHQLSQKLQNILGKLGSKAQTFKDRLQQSDQADEYRQKADLLMAHLQNWQPGMKEIILADFETNQPMAIALQPDKNAVQNAQKLYKQHQKLKRARAAVEPLLWEVQTEIDYLEQVEAAISQIDQYQTAADLQALEEIRDELIGQKYLEALEYRSRSTTDRASTNFHCYRTPSGFEVLIGRNNKQNDYLTFRVAGDYDLWFHAQEIPGSHVLLRLEPGKVPEETDLQFTANLAAYFSRARQSDQVPVVYTRSNRVYKPKGTKPGLVVYKQETIIWGQPGIIRNS, encoded by the coding sequence TTGCAACCAGTTGATTTTACAACTCTCAAAGCTGCCTGTGGTGAACTACGGGCTAATTGGCTACCTGCGCGAACAGAACAGGTTTTCCAGCGCGATCGCTATACTATTGCCATAGCCTTACGGACTATGAAAAGGCGGGATTGGCTAGATATTTCTTGGCATCCCCAAGCTACACGCATTTGTATTGGTGAACCACCACCACGCATACCAGACACATTCACTTTTAGCCAACAACTAATTCATCAGTTGGGTGGGTTGGCCTTAGTTGCTATTGATTTTATCGCCCCTTGGGAACGAGTGGTTGATTTAAAATTTGCCCGTCGTCCAGGAGAAGAAGCACTTTATCACCTGTACGTCGAAGTAATGGGTAAATATAGTAATGCTATTCTCACAGATGCTAGAAATGAAATTATCACCGCTGCGCATCAAGTTAGTCAGCAGCAATCTAGCGTCCGTCCCATCCAAACCGGACAGCCTTATGAACCGCCACCAAAACTTACGGGAACTATTCCCAGTTTGGGGAAATCTCAAGCACGCTGGCAAGAAGGAGTCAGTTTGATACCGGGAGGGATTAAACGACAGTTACTGAAAAGTTATAGTGGTTTGAGTGCGGCTTTGTTAGATACGATGTTGCTGACTGCGAATATAGCAACAGATACAAGCACAGATGCTTTAACTGGTGATGATTGGGATAGACTATTTGCGTGTTGGCAAAAATGGCTACAAACTTTAGAAACTGGTAAATTCCAACCCGCTGGGACTGAAAATGGCTATACGGTGATGGGTTGGGCTGAAGTAGCACCAGCCAACAACATTCAAGAATTACTCAACCAGTATTACACCGACCAGTTACGTCAACAGTTATTTTCCCAACTACGCCATCAGTTAAGTCAGAAGTTACAAAATATTCTGGGTAAGTTAGGCAGTAAGGCACAAACATTTAAAGACAGATTACAACAGTCAGATCAAGCGGATGAATATCGGCAGAAAGCTGATTTGTTAATGGCGCATCTGCAAAACTGGCAACCGGGGATGAAGGAAATTATCCTGGCAGATTTTGAGACAAACCAACCAATGGCGATCGCACTTCAACCAGATAAAAACGCTGTCCAAAATGCCCAAAAACTTTATAAACAACATCAAAAACTTAAACGCGCCCGTGCTGCTGTCGAACCATTGCTGTGGGAAGTGCAAACAGAAATTGACTATTTGGAACAAGTAGAAGCTGCAATTTCCCAAATTGATCAATATCAAACAGCAGCAGATTTGCAAGCACTAGAAGAAATCCGTGATGAACTAATTGGACAAAAATATCTAGAAGCCTTAGAATATCGCAGCAGAAGCACAACCGATAGAGCAAGTACCAACTTTCATTGTTACCGCACTCCCAGCGGCTTTGAAGTCTTAATTGGTCGGAACAACAAGCAAAATGATTATCTCACATTTCGTGTCGCAGGAGATTATGACTTGTGGTTTCACGCCCAAGAAATCCCCGGGAGTCATGTTCTACTACGTCTAGAACCGGGTAAAGTTCCTGAAGAAACAGATTTACAATTTACTGCCAATCTTGCTGCTTATTTTAGTCGTGCCCGTCAAAGTGACCAAGTACCAGTAGTTTACACCCGATCCAACCGGGTCTACAAACCCAAAGGTACTAAACCAGGGCTTGTGGTTTACAAGCAAGAAACTATTATTTGGGGACAACCGGGAATAATTCGTAATTCGTGA